A region of Fusarium keratoplasticum isolate Fu6.1 chromosome 6, whole genome shotgun sequence DNA encodes the following proteins:
- a CDS encoding MFS domain-containing protein produces the protein MEPATSHELQVVRSGGDEMRSDDRTTTIDALPPTDRGRGAYVALACCTIAQAPIWGYSVSFGIFQEYYTSHGNLGTSPSGIASIGASQTGIMYLMMPLAFIALNRYPRLRRWCGPLGLFVTIVSLTTSAFVKDVAGLIATQGVLYAIGCSLLFSPISLYMDEWFVERKGFAYGVMWAGKSTVGVAMPFLFSALLQRFGLKATLLSWTVASVAMTLPTLFFLKPRVDLSRDSRPRPISFAFFGFASFWMLQIGIVVQSLGYLMPSTYLASYANAIGFSSVTGPILLALFSLASVPGSLIHGMLGDKISAAKVILVSSLGSALPVFLLWGLSRHLSTMVLFVILYGFFAGGFSATWSGALQEIKGDDATIDTSLVFGMLLGGRGLGFVVAGPVSGALVSAGSSISTGDAMGYATKYGPMILCTGVTAIMGAWAPLYKIAKSIGSRGVQACSRVVV, from the exons ATGGAGCCTGCAACTTCTCACGAGCTTCAAGTCGTACGCTCTGGCGGGGACGAGATGAGGTCAGATGATAGAACTACGACTATCGACGCATTGCCACCTACAGATCGAGGCCGTGGAGCCTATGTCGCTCTCGCTTGTTGCACCATAGCACAAGCGCCCATCTGGG GATACTCAGTCTCTTTTGGAATCTTCCAAGAGTACTACACCTCACACGGAAACCTCGGCACTTCACCAAGCGGAATCGCATCCATCGGCGCCTCCCAGACTGGAATCATGTACCtcatgatgcccttggcctttATCGCTCTCAACCGGTATCCTCGCCTTCGAAGGTGGTGTGGCCCGCTTGGGCTCTTCGTCACCATCGTCAGCTTGACGACTTCGGCTTTTGTCAAGGATGTCGCAGGACTTATTGCCACGCAGGGAGTTCTCTACGCCATCGGATGCAGTCTCCTGTTCAGTCCCATCTCCCTCTACATGGATGAATGGTTTGTTGAACGAAAAGGCTTCGCGTACGGCGTCATGTGGGCAGGAAAATCCACCGTGGGTGTCGCCATGCCCTTCCTTTTCAGCGCTCTGCTACAAAGATTCGGACTCAAGGCGACCCTACTGTCTTGGACAGTCGCATCTGTCGCAATGACTCTTCCGACACTCTTCTTCCTGAAGCCTCGCGTCGATCTAAGCCGCGACTCACGACCACGACCGATCAGTTTCGCCTTTTTTGGATTCGCTTCGTTCTGGATGCTTCAGATTGGTATTGTCGTGCAGTCTTTGGGATACTTGATGCCGAGCACATACTTGGCCAGCTACGCCAATGCAATCGGATTCTCGTCGGTTACGGGTCCTATCCTACTGGCTTTGTTTTCGCTTGCCTCGGTACCCGGGTCTTTGATCCACGGAATGCTTGGCGACAAGATATCTGCGGCCAAGGTGATCTTGGTATCGTCCCTGGGAAGCGCACTTcccgtcttcctcctctggggTCTGAGCCGTCACCTCAGCACTATGGTGCTGTTCGTGATCCTCTACGGCTTCTTTGCTGGAGGCTTCAGCGCGACATGGTCAGGAGCCCTGCAGGAAATTAAAGGAGACGATGCAACAATTGATACGTCGCTGGTATTTGGGATGCTTCTAGGTGGCCGGGGTCTCGGCTTTGTCGTTGCTGGTCCTGTCAGCGGTGCTCTCGTCTCTGCAGGTAGCTCCATTTCGACAGGTGACGCTATGGGATATGCTACAAAGTATGGGCCCATGATTCTTTGCACTGGGGTTACCGCTATTATGggggcttgggctcctcTTTACAAGATTGCCAAGTCTATTGGGTCGCGGGGGGTTCAAGCCTGTTCCCGAGTGGTTGTTTGA
- a CDS encoding AA1-like domain-containing protein — MQFFTTLLVLATSAMALPTVSLTSRAESESCMARGTKVTEWTVNDFDFHATITKTTPKKQTASGSVSFLLENKVLNYKAKCTATSNKPNDFFYGNTDYNCDVPLKGDAASFTFDRKSGKLSIVQSWSCLKEGGRFEAKGNTNVKLECKEKNWKNPNYNSGSKTYSNKKITCEKTTFKAPILEISAVL; from the coding sequence ATGCAGTTCTTCACCactctcctcgtcctggcCACCTCTGCCATGGCCCTCCCCACAGTCTCCCTCACCTCCCGCGCCGAGAGCGAGTCTTGCATGGCCAGGGGCACCAAGGTCACCGAGTGGACCGTCAACGACTTTGACTTCCAcgccaccatcaccaagaccacccCCAAGAAGCAGACCGCCAGCGGCAGCgtgagcttcctcctcgagaacaAGGTCCTCAACTACAAGGCCAAGTGCACCGCTACCTCAAACAAGCCCAACGACTTCTTCTACGGCAACACTGACTACAACTGCGACGTGCCCCTCAAGGGCGACGCCGCCTCCTTCACCTTTGACCGCAAGTCGGGCAAGCTCTCCATCGTTCAGTCCTGGAGCTGCCTCAAGGAGGGTGGCcgcttcgaggccaagggcaacaccaacgtcaagctcgagtgcaaggagaagaacTGGAAGAACCCCAACTACAACAGCGGCTCCAAGACCTACTCCAACAAGAAGATCACCTGCGAGAAGACCACCTTCAAGGCCCCCATCCTCGAGATCAGCGCTGTACTGTAA
- a CDS encoding Methyltranfer-dom domain-containing protein, which translates to MKQPHQHLQSPTTMAASGHNKYGPGYGQVRHHEWRTAENSSSHLLPKLQSMAKDNPNLKLLDVGAGSGTISTSLARYIPDGHVTATDISDEILVRAKEFADSQGVTNIEFKRADVFELPFSDSTFDVTHAHQVLCHLDTPTEAIQEMIRVTKPGGVISLRESDMHMWCFWPEIPGLLKFHENQIRVLVANGGQDKGGRQLVSWALKAGVARQDITASFGTWCYSDPEDRRVWAESMRERLIGGHTRGKSLELGIATESELDEMAQAWQDWADTDDATFGLVNGQVLIEKK; encoded by the exons ATGAAACAACCTCACCAACACCTTcaatcaccaacaaccatggcAGCTTCGGGACACAACAAGTACGGCCCGGGATACGGCCAGGTCAGGCATCACGAATGGAGAACCGCTGagaacagcagcagccatctGCTGCCCAAACTGCAAtccatggccaaggacaaTCCCAATCTGAAGCTGTTGGATGTCGGCGCTGGCTCTGGCACCATCTCGACGTCGTTGGCGAGATACATACCTGATGGGCATGTAACTGCCACCGACATATCCGATGAGATTCTCGTCCGCGCGAAAGAGTTCGCTGATTCTCAGGGTGTCACCAACATCGAGTTCAAGCGCGCAGACGTCTTTGAGCTGCCCTTCTCCGACTCGACCTTTGACGTGACGCATGCCCACCAGGTCCTATGTCACCTAGATACACCCACTGAAGCCATTCAAGAGATGATTCGAGTGACAAAGCCCGGCGGCGTGATTTCCCTGCGGGAGAGCGACATGCACATGTGGTGTTTCTGGCCGGAGATCCCGGGTCTGCTCAAATTCCACGAGAATCAGATCAGAGTGCTAGTAGCAAACGGCGGACAGGACAAAGGAGGTCGCCAACTTGTATCGTGGGCTCTAAAGGCCGGAGTAGCTCGTCAAGACATCACGGCGAGCTTCGGCACGTGGTGCTACAGCGACCCCGAGGATAGAAGAGTTTGGG CCGAGTCTATGAGGGAGCGCTTGATTGGGGGTCATACGCGTGGTAAATCTCTCGAGTTAGGTATCGCGACAGAGAGTGAACTTGATGAGATGGCGCAGGCTTGGCAGGACTGGGCCGACACGGATGATGCGACGTTTGGGTTGGTGAACGGCCAGGTATTGATAGAGAAGAAGTAA
- a CDS encoding Fn3-like domain-containing protein, translated as MLPTLGSRLLIWSLLSQGLLAQDAQDVITSDTYFYGLSPPVFPTPEQQETGPWAAAVARAKDLVSRMTLQEKVNLTSGVSTDTGCSGVIPAIPRLGFPGLCLADAGNGVRNTDYVNSWPSGIHVGASWNKDLSYHRGYYMGSEAKVKGVNLLLGPVIGPLGRVVEGGRNWEGFTNDPYLSGKLVHETIDGIQTAGVMASAKHFVAQEQETHRLPASVTGAESVSSNVDDRTLHELYLWPFSDAVHAGVANIMCSYNRLNNSYACDNSKLLNGYLKGEMGFQGFVVTDWGAQRSGMASALAGLDVVMPSSILWGANLTNGVNNGTVTESQVDNMVTRILASWYQLKQDQDFPTPGYGMAKDLWKPHLVVDARNASAKPVLSMGAVEGHVLVKNANNALPLKSDMRLVSLFGYSLKAPDKNNPEPTDSMFSSWAIGAQAANLTEINTGFLGNLSLSYGAIAPNGTLISGGGSGANALSLFSSPFDALVSRAQRDGTALFWDLESWDPMVNPTSDACIVAGNAWASEGFDRPALYDEYTDSLIRNVADKCANTIVVLHNAGTRLVDGFIDHPNVTAVIFAHLPGQESGNALVSLLYGDENPSGRLPYTVARNETHYGSLLKPDLTLAPNRFQHFPQSNFTEGVYIDYRHFDAKNITPRFEFGFGLSYTRFEYANLQISKSASSYGAYPTGAVIQGGRADLWDVVASVSADITNAGEVDGKEVAQLYIGIPGSDVPVRQLRGFEKPLLKVGETTKVTFDLTRKDLSIWDVVAQEWLLRQGDYVVSVGRMIRYGASADDLKDLVANSASWGATIAKDIQNRKDYQFRFQHYSNTA; from the exons ATGCTTCCTACGCTTGGATCTCGGCTCCTAATTTGGAGTTTACTCTCTCAGGGTCTTCTAGCACAAGATGCACAGGATGTCATCACGAGTGACACATACTTCTATGGCCTATCCCCGCCTGTCTTTCCTACAC CGGAGCAGCAGGAAACTGGACCATGGGCTGCAGCCGTAGCCAGGGCCAAGGACCTTGTGTCCAGGATGACGCTGCAAGAGAAGGTGAACTTGACCTCGGGTGTGTCCACAGACACAGGCTGTTCTGGTGTCATTCCGGCCATTCCTCGTCTTGGGTTCCCTGGATTGTGCCTCGCTGACGCCGGGAACGGCGTCCGGAATACAGACTACGTGAACTCATGGCCATCAGGAATCCACGTCGGTGCTAGCTGGAACAAAGACTTGAGTTACCACAGGGGCTACTACATGGGCTCCGAAGCCAAAGTCAAGGGGGTTAACCTCCTGCTCGGTCCAGTTATCGGCCCCCTGGGCCGTGTGGTCGAGGGTGGGCGTAATTGGGAAGGCTTCACCAACGACCCTTATCTATCTGGAAAGCTTGTCCACGAGACCATCGACGGTATTCAGACAGCCGGAGTTATGGCAAGTGCAAAGCATTTCGTTgctcaagagcaagaaacGCATAGACTTCCTGCAAGTGTCACTGGGGCGGAATCGGTGTCCTCAAACGTTGATGACAGGACGCTGCATGAGCTGTACCTATG GCCGTTTTCAGACGCAGTTCATGCGGGAGTTGCCAATATCATGTGCTCCTACAACAGGTTGAACAATTCGTATGCCTGCGACAACTCGAAGCTCCTGAATGGCTACCTTAAAGGTGAGATGGGCTTCCAGGGATTCGTTGTCACGGACTGGGGTGCCCAGAGGTCCGGCATGGCTTCGGCACTGGCCGGCCTAGATGTTGTAATGCCAAGCTCGATACTGTGGGGAGCCAACCTGACCAACGGCGTGAATAATGGCACTGTGACTGAGTCGCAGGTGGACAACATGGTCACCAG AATCCTGGCAAGCTGGTACCAGCTAAAGCAGGACCAGGACTTTCCCACTCCCGGCTATGGGATGGCCAAAGATCTTTGGAAACCCCAtttggttgttgatgctcgAAATGCGAGTGCAAAGCCAGTACTGTCGATGGGCGCTGTCGAGggccatgtcctcgtcaAGAACGCAAACAACGCACTGCCACTCAAGTCAGATATGCGGTTGGTCTCCCTGTTTGGGTATTCTCTCAAAGCACCCGACAAGAACAATCCAGAACCCACTGACTCCATGTTTTCGTCCTGGGCTATCGGGGCCCAGGCCGCCAACCTCACCGAGATCAATACTGGTTTCCTCGGCAACCTGAGCCTCTCATACGGTGCCATTGCACCAAACGGAACTCTGATCTCTGGTGGCGGCTCAGGGGCCAACGCCTTAAGTCTCTTCAGTTCGCCCTTCGATGCCTTGGTGTCTCGGGCTCAAAGGGACGGCACCGCCCTCTTCTGGGACTTGGAGAGCTGGGATCCCATGGTTAACCCGACGTCTGACGCTTGCATCGTAGCAGGCAACGCGTGGGCTTCCGAAGGCTTCGACAGGCCTGCATTATATGACGAATACACCGACAGCCTCATTAGGAACGTGGCTGACAAGTGTGCAAACACGATTGTGGTCCTCCATAACGCGGGCACGCGACTGGTAGATGGATTTATCGACCACCCCAACGTCACCGCTGTCATCTTTGCGCATCTTCCTGGTCAGGAAAGTGGCAACGCCCTTGTGTCCCTGCTCTATGGTGACGAGAACCCGTCGGGTCGTCTCCCGTACACCGTTGCCCGCAACGAGACGCATTACGGATCTCTGCTGAAGCCGGACTTGACGCTTGCGCCCAACAGGTTTCAACACTTTCCTCAATCCAACTTTACTGAAGGTGTATACATCGACTACAGACACTTTGACGCCAAGAACATCACGCCCCGGTTTGAATTTGGTTTTGGACTGAGCTACACCAGGTTCGAGTACGCCAACCTCCAGATCTCCAAGTCAGCTTCGTCCTACGGGGCATATCCCACCGGAGCTGTTATTCAGGGCGGACGAGCAGACCTATGGGACGTGGTAGCGTCCGTGTCAGCTGATATTACCAATGCCGGTGAGGTGGATGGCAAGGAAGTTGCGCAGCTGTACATCGGGATCCCCGGTAGTGATGTCCCCGTGCGACAGCTTCGTGGATTTGAGAAGCCGCTGCTTAAAGTAGGAGAGACAACGAAAGTGACGTTCGATCTCACTCGGAAGGACCTGAGTATCTGGGATGTGGTAGCGCAGGAGTGGCTGCTCCGGCAGGGCGATTATGTTGTTTCTGTTGGGCGAA TGATACGATACGGCGCCTCTGCGGACGACCTGAAGGATCTCGTCGCCAACTCGGCATCCTGGGGAGcaaccatcgccaaggaTATTCAAAATAGGAAGGACTATCAATTCAGATTCCAGCATTACTCTAACACGGCATAA
- a CDS encoding Cutinase — protein MKTTVALPLVLAATAQGHSARDTDCKDVHIFLAKGNNEPYPGRQGKLAGAICSGLDSCDYEDIQFYNPLEAPYCGSVFEGAKNGIQQITAYNKKCPDSKLVVSGYSQGGHVVGDILGGGGGVFFQDCVQEPNKGLDPKTRPANKIVAAMIFGDTRHTANQPYNVLSGAGKDGLFPRPGDQLANLAKYGDVLHNYCVDTDPICAQGDVVETHLNYFDVFTDDVAGWVKERVNAAEDDGKSSSTTASTKTRATTTTTSKSETTTDHTTKTSTKDSKTTTKASTESEETSSATKTKTESDAETTTTEDATSTAKTSTTKASTVEPSSADSSGSETAAASSSNDAATPSAADNAAGSTAAHIGGILMGLAAALAI, from the exons ATGAAGACAACCGTCGCTCTCCCCTTGGTCCTCGCGGCCACCGCTCAAGGCCATTCCGCACGCGATACGGATTGCAAGGACGTCCACATCTTTCTAGCCAAGGGAAACAACGAGCCTTATCCGGGACGTCAGGGAAAGCTTGCCGGCGCAATCTGCTCCGGCCTAGACAGCTGCGACTACGAGGACATTCAGTTCTACAACCCCCTCGAGGCGCCGTATTGTGGCTCGGTCTTTGAGGGTGCCAAGAATGGTATCCAGCAGATCACGGCGTACAACAAGAAATGTCCCGATTCGAAGCTCGTGGTGAGCGGCTATTCTCAGGGAGGtcatgttgttggtgatattctcggtggtggaggaggcgtATTTTTCCAGGACTGTGTGCAGGAGCCTAACAAGGGTCTGGATCCCAAGACTCGTCCAGCCAACAAGA tcgtcgccgccatgaTCTTTGGAGACACGCGCCACACAGCCAACCAGCCCTACAATGTCCTCAGCGGCGCCGGCAAGGATGGTCTCTTCCCTCGCCCTGGCGACCAGCTCGCCAATCTGGCCAAGTACGGTGATGTGCTACACAACTACTGCGTTGATACGGATCCTATCTGCGCCCAGGGAGACGTGGTAGAGACACACTTGAACTACTTTGACGTGTTTACCGATGACGTTGCGGGATGGGTCAAGGAGAGGGTTAatgccgccgaggatgatggaAAGAGTTCTTCAACTACAGCTAGCACCAAGACGAGAGCGACTACTACGACAACTTCAAAGAGCGAGACGACCACCGATCATACGACCAAGACATCTACCAAGGATTCAAAGACCACAACTAAAGCCTCGACCGAAAGCGAGGAGACCTCCAGCGCCACCAAGACGAAGACCGAGTCCGACGCGGAGACAACTACCACGGAGGATGCCACCTCAACTGCTAAGACCTCGACTACTAAGGCCTCGACTGTCGAGCCCTCAAGCGCGGACAGCTCTGGCTCCGAGACTGCCGCCGCATCATCAAGTAATGACGCTGCGACACCATCGGCGGCTGATAATGCAGCTGGTTCAACAGCCGCTCATATtggaggcatcttgatggGACTGGCCGCTGCCCTAGCCATCTAA
- a CDS encoding Chitinase — protein MWQDATIEFMKQAFRGDDKSVEYIGALMAKGKFNNQRTTVEIPELEKQIRKVFYAILIPEAWRVGAGLAPAFIMDSGYDCNAVRPLDNDYIAPSTAEEMGYCYNGRRYYLVAPNDDATSCGNPSPPANGGAPPCHDKYFTPPQSIGELTGKIDAWEGLTKEELIAGAVEGWKLRGEKNRGGFPDMTNPKNYDFLLEGEGARKIDIRAPGIVQIPVCSPEKARSGWKYGSSLSSTQKDKLLDALPYYPCTNY, from the exons ATGTGGCAGGACGCAACAATTGAGTTCATGAAACAGGCATTCAGGGGCGATGACAAGTCGGTCGAATACATTGGTGCGTTGATGGCCAAAGGCAAGTTCAACAACCAAAGAACAACAGTCGAAATTCCGGAACTGGAGAAGCAAATCAGAAAAGTCTTCTACGCGATCCTGATCCCTGAGGCGTGGAGGGTCGGCGCCGGGCTGGCGCCTGCCTTCATCATGGACTCTGGCTACGACTGCAACGCCGTGAGACCCCTCGACAACGACTACATAGCTCCCAGTACTGCGGAGGAGATGGGGTACTGCTACAACGGCCGGAGGTACTACCTCGTTGCCCCTAATGACGACGCCACAAGCTGCGGCAATCCGTCACCGCCAGCCAACGGCGGAGCCCCCCCTTGTCATGACAAGTACTTTACTCCACCGCAGAGCATAGGCGAGCTCACCGGGAAGATTGACGCCTGGGAAGGCCTCACTAAAGAGGAACTCATTGCAGG TGCCGTGGAAGGATGGAAGCTTCGCGGAGAGAAGAACAGGGGCGGCTTCCCCGACATGACCAACCCCAAGAACTACGACTTTCTCCTTGAAGGAGAGGGCGCCAGAAAGATCGACATCAGGGCGCCTGGAATCGTCCAGATCCCAGTATGTTCGCCGGAGAAGGCTAGGAGTGGATGGAAGTACGGTAGCAGCTTGTCTTCAACCCAGAAGGATAAGCTTCTCGATGCACTACCCTATTACCCTTGTACCAACTACTGA